One stretch of Jiangella gansuensis DSM 44835 DNA includes these proteins:
- the menE gene encoding o-succinylbenzoate--CoA ligase encodes MQTTPSTNRPPTRALATVEVPLRPAVVPRLLPAVAAALTDGPPLLPLPTAPPAVRDALLAELRPARPAEDDVALVVPTSGSTGRPKGALLTAAAVRASAEATHERLGGPGRWLLALPATHIAGLMVLARSVVAGTEPVAVDLTGGFDPELFAAASIQLFAGTSRRYTALVPRQLAALLDAGGAPTQALAGYDAVLVGGARAGDDVLARARAAGVQVVTTYGMTETCGGCVYDGVPLEDVKVAVADDGRIRLAGPILASGYRLRPDLAEAFADGWFTTSDLGSLRPDGSLEVIGRADDVAVSGGVNVPLAAVDALVASHPQVAEALTVAADDEQWGERIVVAVVPVSADQPPDLDSIRAHVRRSSPVAYAPKELVVLDALPTLPGGKTDRRGLASQLGLTEPGTSR; translated from the coding sequence ATGCAGACGACCCCTTCGACCAACCGGCCCCCCACCCGCGCCCTGGCCACGGTCGAGGTCCCGCTCCGGCCGGCCGTGGTGCCCCGGTTGCTGCCCGCGGTCGCCGCGGCCCTGACCGACGGCCCACCGCTGCTCCCGCTCCCGACGGCACCCCCGGCGGTCCGGGACGCGCTGCTGGCGGAACTGCGCCCGGCCCGCCCGGCCGAGGACGACGTCGCGCTGGTCGTGCCGACATCCGGGTCCACCGGCCGGCCCAAGGGCGCCCTGCTCACCGCCGCCGCAGTCCGGGCATCCGCCGAGGCCACCCACGAGCGGCTGGGCGGCCCCGGCCGGTGGCTGCTGGCTTTGCCGGCCACTCACATCGCCGGGCTCATGGTGCTGGCCCGGTCGGTGGTGGCCGGCACCGAACCGGTAGCGGTCGATCTCACCGGCGGCTTCGACCCGGAGCTGTTCGCCGCCGCCAGTATCCAGCTGTTCGCCGGCACCTCGCGGCGCTACACCGCGCTGGTGCCGCGCCAGCTGGCCGCGCTGCTCGACGCCGGCGGCGCACCCACGCAGGCGCTGGCGGGTTACGACGCCGTCCTCGTGGGCGGCGCCCGGGCCGGCGACGACGTCCTCGCACGTGCCCGCGCCGCCGGGGTCCAGGTCGTCACCACCTACGGCATGACCGAGACCTGCGGCGGCTGCGTGTACGACGGCGTCCCCCTCGAGGACGTCAAGGTGGCCGTCGCCGACGACGGCCGCATCCGGCTCGCCGGCCCCATACTGGCCAGTGGCTACCGGCTGCGGCCGGACCTCGCGGAGGCGTTCGCCGACGGCTGGTTCACCACCTCCGACCTCGGGTCGCTGCGGCCGGACGGCAGCCTCGAGGTCATCGGCCGGGCCGACGACGTCGCCGTGTCCGGCGGGGTCAACGTCCCCCTGGCAGCCGTCGACGCCCTGGTCGCCTCGCACCCGCAGGTGGCCGAGGCGCTCACCGTCGCCGCCGACGACGAGCAGTGGGGCGAGCGCATCGTCGTCGCTGTCGTGCCGGTGTCCGCGGATCAGCCGCCGGACCTCGACTCCATCCGGGCGCACGTGCGCCGGAGCTCTCCCGTCGCCTACGCACCCAAGGAGCTGGTCGTGCTCGACGCGTTGCCCACCCTCCCCGGCGGCAAGACCGACCGCCGTGGCCTGGCCTCGCAGCTGGGCCTCACCGAGCCGGGGACGAGCCGCTGA
- a CDS encoding TIGR03560 family F420-dependent LLM class oxidoreductase, whose protein sequence is MRFGLFVPQGWRLDLVDIAPEDQWATMSRVAGHADRGETFESLWVYDHFHTTPEPTEEATHEAWSLMAALGAATQRIRLGQMCTCMAYRNPAYLAKVAATVDIVSGGRVEMGIGAGWYEHEWRAYGYGFPSAGDRLAMLDEGVQIMRQAWTHGVATLDGEHYQVDGAICRPLPLQDDGIPLWIAGGGEKVTLRIAAKNARGARDAGLRSHTSYTNFGGLPDLFRHKSEVLRQHCVDLGTDFDSITRSANYNVVVGQTQSEVDDQLAQLADRNARFLSKEKAESSMKAVVNSPAVGTTEQVAEALRELRALGMTYAICYFPFAAYDLGTVELFEKEVAAALR, encoded by the coding sequence ATGCGTTTCGGGCTCTTCGTGCCGCAGGGCTGGCGGCTCGACCTCGTCGACATCGCCCCGGAGGACCAGTGGGCGACGATGTCGCGGGTAGCCGGGCACGCCGACCGCGGCGAGACCTTCGAGTCGCTCTGGGTCTACGACCACTTCCACACCACGCCGGAACCGACCGAGGAGGCAACCCACGAAGCGTGGTCGCTGATGGCCGCGCTCGGCGCCGCCACCCAGCGCATCCGCCTCGGTCAGATGTGCACCTGCATGGCGTACCGGAACCCCGCGTACCTGGCGAAGGTCGCCGCGACCGTCGACATCGTGTCCGGTGGCCGGGTCGAGATGGGCATCGGCGCCGGCTGGTACGAGCACGAGTGGCGGGCGTACGGGTACGGCTTCCCGTCCGCCGGCGACCGGCTGGCCATGCTCGACGAGGGCGTGCAGATCATGCGGCAGGCATGGACCCACGGCGTCGCGACGCTCGACGGCGAGCACTACCAGGTGGACGGCGCCATCTGCCGGCCGCTGCCGTTGCAGGACGACGGGATTCCGCTGTGGATCGCCGGCGGTGGCGAGAAGGTCACGCTGCGCATCGCGGCGAAGAACGCCCGCGGAGCACGGGACGCCGGCCTACGCAGTCACACGTCGTACACGAACTTCGGCGGGCTGCCGGACCTGTTCCGGCACAAGTCGGAGGTGTTGCGGCAACACTGCGTCGACCTCGGGACCGATTTCGACTCCATCACCCGTTCGGCGAACTACAACGTGGTCGTCGGGCAGACGCAGTCCGAGGTCGACGACCAGTTGGCCCAGTTGGCCGACCGGAACGCCCGGTTCCTCAGCAAGGAGAAGGCCGAGTCGTCCATGAAGGCCGTCGTCAACAGCCCGGCGGTCGGCACGACCGAGCAGGTCGCCGAGGCGCTGCGGGAACTGCGCGCTCTCGGCATGACGTACGCCATCTGCTACTTCCCGTTCGCCGCGTACGACCTCGGCACGGTCGAGCTGTTCGAGAAGGAGGTCGCGGCCGCGCTGCGCTAG
- a CDS encoding DUF4229 domain-containing protein, with protein MALLRYTLLRALVLVVVGALLWLVGLRGFVLVAGALFVSGLVSLFALRRSRDQVSVAWDRRLSTIRERTAAEDAWDDERRTRSADSPDATEQHDRADTDHRQER; from the coding sequence ATGGCACTTCTCCGGTACACCCTGCTGCGGGCGCTCGTCCTGGTGGTCGTCGGCGCGCTGCTGTGGCTGGTGGGTTTGCGTGGCTTCGTGCTCGTGGCCGGGGCGCTCTTCGTCTCCGGCCTGGTCAGCCTGTTCGCCCTGCGCCGCAGCCGCGATCAGGTGTCGGTCGCCTGGGACCGGCGGTTGAGCACCATCCGTGAGCGCACCGCCGCCGAGGACGCGTGGGACGACGAGCGACGGACTCGGTCCGCCGACAGTCCGGACGCGACCGAGCAGCATGACCGCGCGGACACCGATCACCGCCAGGAGCGCTGA
- a CDS encoding type II toxin-antitoxin system PemK/MazF family toxin translates to MISPRVVDPFLLTAGSRGDVYWVRLEPVTGSEPDKTRPAVIVSNDALNRTTERLRHGVVTVAPVTGSVHQVHTFQVCLPAGTAAGPTRCGPPNPPEALNLRSSRLNVRCRRPLRPTGPPPAPWPRSRSRSGRPWCPGCCPRSPRP, encoded by the coding sequence ATGATCTCACCTCGAGTAGTAGACCCGTTCCTACTCACGGCAGGATCCCGGGGCGACGTCTACTGGGTGCGGCTGGAACCGGTCACCGGCTCGGAGCCGGACAAGACCCGCCCCGCGGTCATCGTCAGCAACGACGCGCTGAACCGCACAACCGAACGGTTGCGTCACGGGGTCGTCACCGTCGCGCCCGTCACCGGCAGCGTCCACCAGGTCCACACGTTCCAGGTCTGCCTCCCGGCCGGCACCGCTGCTGGCCCAACTCGATGCGGCCCTCCGAATCCACCTGAGGCTCTGAATCTCCGCTCCTCTAGGCTGAACGTGCGATGCAGACGACCCCTTCGACCAACCGGCCCCCCACCCGCGCCCTGGCCACGGTCGAGGTCCCGCTCCGGCCGGCCGTGGTGCCCCGGTTGCTGCCCGCGGTCGCCGCGGCCCTGA
- a CDS encoding 1,4-dihydroxy-2-naphthoyl-CoA synthase, producing MHVTTQPFDPAHWRPVEGFDFTDITYHRQVAAGHDQGTVRIAFDRPEVRNAFRPHTVDELYRALDHARMTPDVGCVLLTGNGPSPKDGGWAFCSGGDQRIRGRTGYQYASGDSVETVDPARAGRLHILEVQRLIRFMPKVVIAVVPGWAAGGGHSLHVVCDLTLASAEHARFKQTDADVGSFDGGYGSAYLARQVGQKFAREVFFLGDEYSAADAHRMGMVNAVVPHADLETVALAWAAKINGKSPTAQRMLKYAFNAIDDGMVGQQVFAGEATRLAYMTDEAVEGRDAFLEKREADWSRFPWYY from the coding sequence ATCCACGTGACGACCCAACCGTTCGACCCCGCTCACTGGCGCCCGGTAGAGGGCTTCGACTTCACCGACATCACGTACCACCGGCAGGTCGCCGCGGGCCACGACCAGGGCACCGTCCGGATCGCCTTCGACCGGCCGGAGGTACGCAACGCGTTCCGCCCGCACACCGTCGACGAGCTGTACCGGGCCCTGGACCACGCCCGCATGACCCCGGACGTCGGCTGCGTCCTGCTCACCGGCAACGGGCCGTCACCGAAGGACGGCGGATGGGCGTTCTGCTCCGGCGGCGACCAGCGCATCAGAGGCCGGACCGGTTACCAATACGCCAGCGGCGACTCCGTCGAGACCGTCGATCCCGCCCGCGCCGGACGGCTGCACATCCTCGAGGTCCAGCGGCTGATCCGGTTCATGCCGAAGGTCGTCATCGCGGTCGTCCCGGGCTGGGCCGCCGGCGGCGGGCACAGCCTGCACGTCGTCTGCGACCTCACCCTCGCCAGCGCCGAACACGCCCGCTTCAAGCAGACCGACGCCGACGTCGGCTCGTTCGACGGCGGGTACGGCTCGGCCTACCTCGCCCGGCAGGTGGGTCAGAAGTTCGCCCGCGAGGTCTTCTTCCTCGGTGACGAGTACAGCGCCGCCGACGCGCATCGCATGGGCATGGTCAACGCCGTGGTCCCGCACGCGGACCTGGAGACCGTCGCGCTCGCCTGGGCGGCGAAGATCAACGGCAAGAGCCCGACTGCCCAGCGGATGCTGAAGTACGCCTTCAACGCCATCGACGACGGCATGGTCGGCCAACAGGTCTTCGCCGGCGAGGCGACCCGGCTCGCCTACATGACCGACGAGGCGGTCGAGGGCCGCGACGCGTTCCTGGAGAAGCGCGAGGCGGACTGGTCGCGCTTCCCGTGGTACTACTGA
- a CDS encoding 1,4-dihydroxy-2-naphthoate polyprenyltransferase, whose product MATVGQWVEGARPRTLPAAVAPVLVGTGAAAAAESAHLGRALLALAVALALQVGVNYANDYSDGVRGTDDNRVGPFRLVGSGSATPARVKTAALGSFLAAGVFGAVLIAWSGHWWLFAVGALAIGAAWYYTGGRSPYGYRGFGEISVFLFFGLVAVAGTTYVQADRITATALVSAVAVGCLACALLLVNNIRDVHTDVVSGKRTLAVILGEQRSRMLYALLMAVPFAIVAGLAAAGQPWSALALLCAPLAAATARPVLGKATGTALIPALRRTGMTELVFAILLTVGLTVS is encoded by the coding sequence ATGGCGACGGTGGGCCAGTGGGTCGAGGGCGCCCGCCCGCGCACCCTGCCGGCCGCGGTGGCGCCGGTGCTCGTCGGGACGGGCGCGGCCGCGGCCGCGGAGTCCGCACACCTCGGACGCGCCCTGCTGGCGCTGGCCGTCGCCCTGGCACTGCAGGTCGGCGTGAACTACGCCAACGACTACTCCGACGGGGTCCGCGGCACCGACGACAACCGCGTCGGGCCGTTCCGGCTGGTCGGGTCCGGGTCGGCCACGCCCGCACGCGTCAAGACCGCGGCCCTGGGCAGCTTCCTCGCGGCAGGTGTGTTCGGAGCGGTCCTGATCGCCTGGTCCGGACACTGGTGGCTGTTCGCCGTCGGCGCCCTGGCCATCGGCGCCGCCTGGTACTACACCGGAGGCCGCAGCCCGTACGGCTACCGCGGGTTCGGTGAGATCTCGGTGTTCCTCTTCTTCGGGCTGGTGGCCGTCGCGGGCACCACCTATGTGCAGGCCGATCGGATCACCGCGACAGCGCTGGTCTCCGCGGTGGCCGTCGGCTGCCTGGCCTGCGCGCTGCTGCTGGTCAACAACATCCGCGACGTGCACACCGACGTCGTCAGCGGCAAGCGGACCCTCGCGGTCATTCTCGGCGAGCAGCGCAGCCGGATGTTGTACGCCCTGCTGATGGCGGTTCCGTTCGCCATTGTGGCGGGCCTGGCCGCGGCCGGGCAGCCGTGGAGCGCACTGGCCCTGCTGTGCGCCCCACTGGCCGCCGCGACCGCTCGCCCCGTCCTCGGCAAGGCCACGGGTACCGCGCTGATTCCGGCACTACGCCGGACCGGCATGACCGAGCTGGTCTTCGCGATCCTCCTGACGGTGGGTCTGACCGTCAGCTGA